The Abditibacteriaceae bacterium sequence ACCTTACGTTCCCGATAATTTCCGGCGCGATGCGCCTTGGCCATTTCCTACTCCCTATGGCGGCCCCGAAACAGATCAGGTCAAAGCGATAGTTTATCCACAGTTCACGCGGAGTCCTCTGACATTCCTTTTGCAAGAAACCAAAGAATCGCTTTTTATTTCGTTGCTGGCATTGCGCGCTTTCAAACTCGAACAAGGACGCTATCCAACAACACTCCAAGAGTTAACACCACGTTATCTGTCGCGCGTGCCGCTCGACCCGTTTTCCGTCAAGCCGTTGCGCTACCAACTTCGCCCCGTGCGCTTCATTACCCGACAATGGATGGAAGTCTTCTTACTGCCAGGCCAGGTCGCTCTACCCGACCGCCCCTTATCGCCGGAACAAGTTCGCGAGCATAAATCATTTGGCACGATGCCGTTTGCCCTCTACAGCGTAGGTTTTGACGCGCGCGATGATGGCGGCATTCCGTGGAGCGATTTGCAAAATGCTACAGGCAAACTTCGCCACCGCGCCAACTTAAAAATGTTTGATGCCTTCCTCAACGGCCAAAAGGCGGATATTGTCGCTGGTATCAATCTGTAAGGTACGGTCGAATTCCACCGCACTCTTTAAACTGCGCCCTAGTTTTTAGCGGAGAAATATATGAAAGATCAATGGAAGTTTGAAACCATTTGCTTGCACGGCGGCCATGAAACCGATGAAACGACGATGTCGAGTGCGGTACCGCTTTATCGCACCAGCGCTTACAAGTTCAAGAGCGCCGAACACGCTGCCAATTTGTTTGCGCTCAAAGAATTGGGCAACATCTACACGCGCCTGATGAACCCGACCACCGATGTGCTGGAAAAGCGCGTCAGTATGCTCGAAGGCGCGCATCCGATGGCCGGTCTGGGCCTCGCGTCGGGCACCTCGGCGGTGTTTTATTCGATTATCAACCTCGCTCAGGCGGGCGACAACATCGTTTCCGCACGCAATCTTTACGGCGGCACTTATACGCAATTCGACACCATTTTGCCCGCGCTCGGCATCGAAGTGCGCTTTGTCGATTCGACCAATCCTGAAAACTTCGCCGCGCAAATCGACGATAAAACGCGCGCCCTCTTTTGCGAATCGGTTTCAAATCCGGCGCTGGAGGTTTCCGATCTGGAAGCGATTTCCCAGATCGCCCACGCGCATGGCCTGCCGCTCATCGTGGACAGCACATTTTCCACGCCGTATCTGACGCGGCCTCTAGAACATGGCGCCGACATCGTGGTGCATTCGCTCACGAAATGGCTCGGTGGACACGGCGTCGGTTTGGGCGGCATCGTTATCGACAGCGGCAAGTTCGACTGGAAAGCCGGAAAGCACCCGCTATTCGACGAGCCGGATCGCGGCTATCACGGTTTACGCTGGGGCCATGACCTGCCCGAAATGCTGGCGCCGCTCGCCTATATTCTGCGGATGCGTACCGTCCCGCTTCGCAACCTCGGCGCCTGCATCGCGCCCGATAATTCGTGGCTGTTCCTGCAAGGTATCGAAACGCTCGGGCTGCGTATGGAACGGCATTGCGAAAATTCGCTCGCCGTTGCGAAGCATTTGCAAAATCATCCGCACGTCGCGTGGGTGCGTTTCCCCGGACTGGAAGGCGACCCAATGTACGAGCTGAACCAGAAATATCTGCGTGGCAAAGGCGGCGCGATGGTCGTCTTCGGCATCAAGAAAGAAGGCGACGCGGCACGCGCGGCGGGTGCAACCTTTATCGAATCGTTGCAGATGTTCTCGCATCTGGCGAACGTCGGCGATGCCAAAAGCCTCGCCATTCATCCGGCGACGACAACGCATTCGCAGCTCAATCCAGAGCAGCAGGCTTCTGGCGGAATTTCGCCCGACCTGGTGCGCTTGTCCATCGGCTTAGAAAATATCGACGACATTCTCGCCGATCTCGATCAGGCGCTCGCCGCAGCGACGGCTTAATTTCAGTTCACCGTACTCACAGAAGGTTCTGTGAGTACGGTCGAATTCGACCTTACTTCTATGCTCGTCGAAACCCAACTCTTCACCGATGAAGAACCGCTGCGTTTACGATGCGGCGCGCAACTGCCCGGTTTTCAGCTTGCGTATGAAACCCACGGGACGCTCAACGCCGCGCGCGACAACGCGGTTTTGCTCTTCCACGCGATGACTGGCAGTCATCACGCGGCGGGCGAAACTCCGGCAGTTGCGGGCGTCGATGGGCGCTGGACGGGTGAGATGCAAAGCGGCTGGTGGGACGGTTTCATCGGGCCGGGCCGCGCTATCGATACCCATAAATTCTTCGTGATTTGTGCGAATTACCTCGGTGGCTGCTACGGCTCGACGGGCCCCGCGTCCCCTCGCGAAAATGGCGAACCTTGGAGCGCGGATTTTCCCTGCATCCGACTCGCAGATATTGTCGATTCGCAGTTGCGTCTCGTCGATTCGCTCGGTATCAAAACGCTGCACGCGGCGATTGGCGCAAGCGTCGGCGGGTTGTTAGCTCTCAGCTTGGCGACGCGCTATCCGGCACGCGTGCGAAACGTGGTGCCGATTGCGTGCGGCATCGAAACCACGATTTACCAGCGCATCATCAACTTCGAGCAAATCAACGCGATCGAAAGCGACGCGAATTTTCGGGGCGGCCATTACGCGGACGCTCCGCCGAATGCGGGGCTTGCACTCGCGCGGCGCATCGCGCACAAAACATTTGTTTCGCAAGAGGCCCTGCGCGAACGGGCGCGCGGCGAAATCGTGACCCAAACGCCGCCGTTCGGTTGGTACGCGATTAATTCGGCCATCGAAAGTTACATGCTGCACCAAGGCCACAAATTCACCGCGCGCTTTGATGCCAATTCGTATTTGCGCATTCTCGATGCGTGGCAGTGGTTCGATTTGGTGCGTGAAGCAGGAGCCGAAAGCTTCGACGACGTTTTCGCGCGCTGCCGCGGCCAGAAGTTTCTGGTTTTCAGCATCGATTCCGACCTCGCATTTCGCCCTGAAGAGCAGCAAAAACTCGTGGACTTTTTGCAGCGCGCCGATGTCGATGCGCTGTGGATTACGGTTCATTCCGAAAAGGGCCACGATTCGTTCTTGTTAGAGCCGCGACTTTACGCGCCGCATCTGCGCGCACTTCTCGATGGCGAATAAGTTCGGTCGAATTCGACCGTACTTTAAATCGGGCGTTCGACGGTGTATTGCAAAGTCGCGTTATCTTTGGCGGGAACGGTTATCGAGAATTCCAGATTTCCGCTCTGGCTTTGCGACGGCGGTTTTGTTGACGCCGTAACTTTGGCATCAGCGGGAATCGGCTCGACGATACGCACCGTCACCGGCGCTGAACCCGAATTTTCTAGCGCGAGAGCAATCACAAACTCATTGGTTTTCGGGTTCAAGCGGCGCTGGCTGGCGATGCTGCGCGTGACAGTGACAAACGGAATTTCGCCCAGCGCCAGCCGAATATCATCGCCCTTCGAGAACGGCCCCAACGTGCCGCTGTTCAGCAAAAGCGGCGCGCCGTTCGCGCCGGTGCTGTAAACGGTGAGCGCTCCGGCGGGAAGTGGCACAGACGCGCCCTTTTCAAGCGAAAGCGTCAAACGCGGTTGGCCGCTGGACCCTTGACCAAACGTTGCTGTTCGCCACACGATGTCTTGAGTGAAAGCAGCGTTATCGAACGACGCTAGCAAGACTTCGCGCGAGGAATTGGGCTGTAAATCGAGAGGCGTTGGAAGCGCGAACGCCGGCCCACTTTGCGTCGGCGCTGTTGCCGCTGCAACAAGGCTCACGCGCGCGTTGCGAAAATTTGTATTCGACGCGTTGGCAACAGTTGCCCACGCCGCAAGCGATAAGCGCTCGCCAAGAAGCGTCGCGCGATACGACGCGCTCCAGCCAAGCCCTGTGGTGAGATAGCGCAGTTCGGCGTTGCCACTCGTGCCCGCGCTTTCGGCGAGCGCTTCGACAACAGGCTGGGGCAGCACATCGGCAGGCAAACGCTCGATCGTCACCGCAAACGATGTCCCGCGCTCCATGTGCAGGCCTTCGGCAGTTTCCACCGATATAAACGGTCGCACCTGGCGTAAAACTCCAGTAACTGTCGAATTTGTGTAACGCAGCGTGACGCGCTGACCAATGCTCTTTTGCAACACAGCATCAGCCCCGCTATCGCCGCCAAGCGAACTTTGCGTCAGGATGCGTGCATTCGGCAGCGCGATTTGAAGGCTATTTTCGACACGAGGCCCGACGTTGCCAAACCGCAAACGCGTCTGCCCTGCCGGAAGCGTGACAGCGCGCGAATCGACCACAAGCGAGTTGCCGCTCTGGGGAATCGAAAGCGCCACGGTTCCATTCTCCGGTGCATTGACGATTGGTTCGTTGTTCTGCGCCTGCGCTACCAACGGAAAAGCAAGCGCGACAAGAAGAAATGTTTTATTCATAAGAAATAAAGAGTACGGTCGATTCCGACCGTACTTTCGTTGTATTCAAGGCTTGCGTATCAAACGAATCCACTGAGAAGTGCTGTTGCCGCGCGCATCGGTTGCAGAGAACGGAAAGACGTTCTCGCCGACTTTGAGCGGCACATTGAATGAGAAATGCACGCGCCCTTGCTTGTCGCGGCGCTGCGACGCTTTCGGAACAGATTTGCCCCTAAAACTAATCACGCTAATTCCCGCGCTATCAAAGACGTTGCCCGTGATGCGGAAACGCGCGGCTTTCACCGAAGCGATACGTGAGCGCGGCGCGGAAAATGTAAACGTCGGCGGCGTTGTGTCGAGCGATCCACCGCCCATTGGCAGCGAAATCTTTTGCGAATGACTCGGCGCTCCGGTGCTTTGCGTTACGAGAGTCAAAGGAACTTCGCCGCGTGAAGCGACACGCGCGGCCCGCAGCGAAAACGAAACCCAGCGTCCGCCGTAAGGAACGACAGTTCCCAGTTTTGTCGATGGCGTCGCGACCAGAACGCCGGTTGAGCCGGAACGGAGCGCGGCGGTCGCGTTTTTCGCCGTCGTTAGGTTGTCGTTGACGATACGCATTCGCAAAACGACTGTTTCACCGGCATCTAATCTTCCATTGCCGTTGCCGCTTGTCAGACGACTGTTGGTGTCAAGAATCTGGCGCTCGTGAACTCGCAGCAGCGGCGGCAACGGCGGCATATTCAAAACTCGCGCCCGCGAAGCGGCAGCCAATACGCCGCTTTCCGTCACGCGCAGCGAGATATCTTGAAAGCTGGCATTTTTCAGTTGCTGCGTTTTCGCCAGCAAAACACGCGAGGTGCGACGATTCTCTAAGGCCGCTTTTTTGGCAAGCGCGTCGTTCTTGGCGTTTGTCGCGGTCGCTTCTTCCGGAGTTGCGTTGACATCGCGGAAACCGCTGGCTCGCAGATTCTCCAATTGCTTCAGAAGCTGCGGCAGCGCGGGTGCGCTTAGGCGGAATGTTGCGGTTTTGGTTGCGCCGGGCGCGAGATAACCGAGAAACGCACCGCGCCGGTCGAGTGAAAGCGGCGTCTGGCCGGGGTCGAGCGTGAGAGCCGTATCGAACGACGGCCCGCGCCCCGAATTGGAAACGCGCACCCGCCAGAGCGCGGTTTCACCGGCATCGAGCGCGCCGTCGCGGTTGCCTTTGGTGTCTTCCAAAGGTAATGCCGTTACGACCAAACGACGAGGAGGCAAAACGCCGGTTTGCGGACGGCGTCCGGCACCAAATGGCTCGAAGGCCGAAAGATAATCGCCGCCGCGTTGCGCAAGCGCGCCAAAATCGCGGGCGTTGCTGGCTGTCGAGGTGCGGAAAGAATCGCCTTTGAGCGTCGCCCACAGAGCGCGTCCGGCTTTGCTCGAAAATTCGTAGCTCGAAAAGAAACCGCTGTCGCGCGATTCTTTCATCAAATTGGCGACGTAGATTTCCCATTTGCCGTTACGATTGAGGTCGGCCAAGAGCGGCGTCGCCTCGATGGTTTGCCCCAGCGAAACACTCCACTGCGCGTTTCCCCACGTATTGAGGCTCGTCATTTCGCCTTCTTTGGAAACCAAAACGATGTCCTGCCAGCCGTTGTTATCCAAATCGGCGATGAGCGGCGCGGCGCGTGTACCGCCGTAAAGCGAATGAGTCCACGCGCGTTCGCCAAAGGCCGTAAGCGCGGTGACCGTTCCATCGGGCAAAGCGACGACGGTTTCCAGAGTGCCTTCGCCATCCAAGTCGGCGACAGCGGGATAAACCTGCTCGGTGTCGGCTTTTTCCTGCGCCTGCGCCAAACGCGTGCGCCATTTCAGAGTGCCGCGCCGCGACAGGCAATAAAGATAGCCATCGTCGGAATATGCGACGGTATCAACGCCGCCATCGCGGTCGATGTCGGCCAGAACCGGCGACGATTGAACCCAGCCTTTGCTGCTGAACACCCAAACTTTTTTGCCCTTGGCATCCAGACAATAAATGTTCGCGTCGAGAGAACCGAAAACGACTTCCAGCTTGCCATCGCCGTTGATATCGGCTGTTGAAGCGCCGCCGACAACCCAGCTTTTGCACTGGAAACTCCACTTGGGCTTGCCTTCGCCATTGACGCAGCGAAGACGATTATCGTTGGCACCAAAGAGAATTTCGACACGGCCATCGCCATCCAAATCGGCGACGCTGGCGAACGACTGAATCTTTTCATCGACGTGAACGCGCCACTGCAATTTGCCGTTTGCATCGTAGCAGCGCAGTTCGCGGTCAACGGCCAGCAAAATGTCGAGTGCACCGTCGCGGTTCACATCGGCGAGAGTCACGCCTGCCGTAATGCCTTCGCCCATCGGCACGCGCCAGCGCACATCGCCGTTAGCGTTGAGCCGATAAAGCGCGTTGTCGGCAGAGGGAAACACAATATCGAGCGCGCCATCGAGATCGAGGTCGGCCAGAGCGGGAACGGTGTTCGCTTCCAGCCCCAGCGTCACGCGCCACTTGAGCGCGGGGAAGAAGCGGCCCGCCGGTTTAGGCGCGCGCAGCAGCAACTTTTGAGAACGTCGGAACGGACGCGCTTGAGACGGCGCAGCGAGTCCCAGCACCAGAAAGCACACCGCACCGCGAAGAATTGACAAACGAAGAAGACGTTGAATCACCGAAGACCCCCAGATGTGGAAATTATGTCAATTTGGCGCGGCGATGCTGCGGAAGTTGTCTGGGAAAAATCTGGCAACTGTCTGGAATTACGAGTACGGTCGAATCCGACCGGACTTCTGCCAAACTGCGCGCTATGAAATTGCAAAACAAAACAGCTCTGGTTACCGGCGCGAGTCGCGGCATCGGTCGCGCGATTGCGTTGCGCTTGGCGCGTGAAGGCGCGCGTGTCGCGGTGCATTACAAAGGTCGCGAAGACAAAGCGAATGA is a genomic window containing:
- a CDS encoding O-acetylhomoserine aminocarboxypropyltransferase/cysteine synthase family protein, with the translated sequence MKDQWKFETICLHGGHETDETTMSSAVPLYRTSAYKFKSAEHAANLFALKELGNIYTRLMNPTTDVLEKRVSMLEGAHPMAGLGLASGTSAVFYSIINLAQAGDNIVSARNLYGGTYTQFDTILPALGIEVRFVDSTNPENFAAQIDDKTRALFCESVSNPALEVSDLEAISQIAHAHGLPLIVDSTFSTPYLTRPLEHGADIVVHSLTKWLGGHGVGLGGIVIDSGKFDWKAGKHPLFDEPDRGYHGLRWGHDLPEMLAPLAYILRMRTVPLRNLGACIAPDNSWLFLQGIETLGLRMERHCENSLAVAKHLQNHPHVAWVRFPGLEGDPMYELNQKYLRGKGGAMVVFGIKKEGDAARAAGATFIESLQMFSHLANVGDAKSLAIHPATTTHSQLNPEQQASGGISPDLVRLSIGLENIDDILADLDQALAAATA
- a CDS encoding homoserine O-acetyltransferase, which produces MLVETQLFTDEEPLRLRCGAQLPGFQLAYETHGTLNAARDNAVLLFHAMTGSHHAAGETPAVAGVDGRWTGEMQSGWWDGFIGPGRAIDTHKFFVICANYLGGCYGSTGPASPRENGEPWSADFPCIRLADIVDSQLRLVDSLGIKTLHAAIGASVGGLLALSLATRYPARVRNVVPIACGIETTIYQRIINFEQINAIESDANFRGGHYADAPPNAGLALARRIAHKTFVSQEALRERARGEIVTQTPPFGWYAINSAIESYMLHQGHKFTARFDANSYLRILDAWQWFDLVREAGAESFDDVFARCRGQKFLVFSIDSDLAFRPEEQQKLVDFLQRADVDALWITVHSEKGHDSFLLEPRLYAPHLRALLDGE
- a CDS encoding DUF4139 domain-containing protein; its protein translation is MNKTFLLVALAFPLVAQAQNNEPIVNAPENGTVALSIPQSGNSLVVDSRAVTLPAGQTRLRFGNVGPRVENSLQIALPNARILTQSSLGGDSGADAVLQKSIGQRVTLRYTNSTVTGVLRQVRPFISVETAEGLHMERGTSFAVTIERLPADVLPQPVVEALAESAGTSGNAELRYLTTGLGWSASYRATLLGERLSLAAWATVANASNTNFRNARVSLVAAATAPTQSGPAFALPTPLDLQPNSSREVLLASFDNAAFTQDIVWRTATFGQGSSGQPRLTLSLEKGASVPLPAGALTVYSTGANGAPLLLNSGTLGPFSKGDDIRLALGEIPFVTVTRSIASQRRLNPKTNEFVIALALENSGSAPVTVRIVEPIPADAKVTASTKPPSQSQSGNLEFSITVPAKDNATLQYTVERPI
- a CDS encoding FG-GAP-like repeat-containing protein, giving the protein MSILRGAVCFLVLGLAAPSQARPFRRSQKLLLRAPKPAGRFFPALKWRVTLGLEANTVPALADLDLDGALDIVFPSADNALYRLNANGDVRWRVPMGEGITAGVTLADVNRDGALDILLAVDRELRCYDANGKLQWRVHVDEKIQSFASVADLDGDGRVEILFGANDNRLRCVNGEGKPKWSFQCKSWVVGGASTADINGDGKLEVVFGSLDANIYCLDAKGKKVWVFSSKGWVQSSPVLADIDRDGGVDTVAYSDDGYLYCLSRRGTLKWRTRLAQAQEKADTEQVYPAVADLDGEGTLETVVALPDGTVTALTAFGERAWTHSLYGGTRAAPLIADLDNNGWQDIVLVSKEGEMTSLNTWGNAQWSVSLGQTIEATPLLADLNRNGKWEIYVANLMKESRDSGFFSSYEFSSKAGRALWATLKGDSFRTSTASNARDFGALAQRGGDYLSAFEPFGAGRRPQTGVLPPRRLVVTALPLEDTKGNRDGALDAGETALWRVRVSNSGRGPSFDTALTLDPGQTPLSLDRRGAFLGYLAPGATKTATFRLSAPALPQLLKQLENLRASGFRDVNATPEEATATNAKNDALAKKAALENRRTSRVLLAKTQQLKNASFQDISLRVTESGVLAAASRARVLNMPPLPPLLRVHERQILDTNSRLTSGNGNGRLDAGETVVLRMRIVNDNLTTAKNATAALRSGSTGVLVATPSTKLGTVVPYGGRWVSFSLRAARVASRGEVPLTLVTQSTGAPSHSQKISLPMGGGSLDTTPPTFTFSAPRSRIASVKAARFRITGNVFDSAGISVISFRGKSVPKASQRRDKQGRVHFSFNVPLKVGENVFPFSATDARGNSTSQWIRLIRKP